In Thermoflexus sp., the genomic window ATGGCCCTTTCCTCTCCTCCCGGCTCGGCGGACCGGAGAGGGAACCTCCGTGGGGCTGGGCCGGTCGCCCTCATCGACCCGCTCAGCCCCCCGAGCCCCCCAGAGGAAAGCCCCTCACCGTTCGGACGATCTTGGATGATCTTACCTCCTCATCCATAACGATCCCTCGCTGCACCGCGAGTTAAATCATTTTAACCATATCTTGGGAGCGCTTATCCTCGGTTTCTTAAAACAAGGATTGACGAATTGGCAAGATATGATCAAAATGCATTATGAGCATGCCGGGAGGTTCTACCGATTCCTCTACCGAATCTGATCGATCCTTTTGGAGGAGGTTCATCCAAATGCCGCAGGTGTGGCTGGGGGGGATCCAGCGGATTGGGATGGAGCAGCCGATTCCGGTGATGAACTGGATGGCGTTGGCGCTGGCCGCGGCCCTGGGTGCGGCGCTCACCTTGCTGATCCCGTTGCTTCTTCCCCGACTCTGGGGGGTTCTGCAGCTTCGGGGGAGAGGGCTGTTCCGCGAGGCGAGCTTCCGGCGCGCATGCCTGAGGACGCCCCCAGTCCTCCCCCACGCCACGGGCCCGCTATCCCGCCAGATCGGTCGGGTTCCTCTCCGGCAGGTCTTTGTGAACCCTCCGTTGCGAGTCCTCCAGAAGGCCGCTTCCCAGCCCGGAACGGGAATTCGCTGGTGGATCGTGGGGGAGCCAGGAGCTGGGAAGACGACCCTTCTCCAGATGCTGGCCCTTTGCTGGTCCGAGGCGGCGCAGGGCCGCCCCGGCCCGCTCCTGACGCTTCTGCAGGCGCTGGTTTCCGCAGAGCTCCTCCCCGCGGGCCGGGCGTTCACGAATCAGATCCCCTTCTGGTTGTCCGTCGCCCAGTATCGGCCTCAAGTCCCGTTGAGCCAGCAGCTCGCCGATGGCCTCTACCGCGCCACCCGCGGCGCCCTACCGGTGCCGGTGGAGATTCTGGAGCGATGGCTTCAGCATGGCCGCTGCGCGTTGCTCGTGGATGGGTTTGGGCAAAGCGGGCAGGCGGACGCGGAAGCGGCTTTGCTGGAAGAGCTGGAGCGGCTGGCTGCGAGGACAGGTTGCTCCATCGTCGCCGCAGGGGCCGCACAGGCGGTCCAGCTGGCGGGTTTCCACAGTTTTGCCCTTGAGCCATGGACGAAGGAGCAGATCTTGGCCCTGGCGGAGCGCTGGTATGCCGCGGCGGGGCCTGGGAAAGGCGGAGAGGGGCCTGGAGGGTTCCTTCGTGCTCTTCAGGAAGATCCAGAGCGCATGGCGCTGGCTGGGAATCCCTGGCTGCTTTCCGGGCTCCTTGCGATCTGCGCGCAACATGGCGGCCTCCCTTCCCGCCGCTCGGTCCTCTATTCGCAGCTGGTCGAAGCTTTGCTGGATCGTCCTCAGGCTTTCCCAGAGGAGGAAGAGCTCCCTGCTCCTTTGAAGCTCGCTGCGCTCGAGAACTTGGCATGGGCGATGCTCCTGTTGCGGCGACCCTCCCTCCCTGCTGCCTCGGCGGAGGGATGGCTGGCCGATCTGCTCCAATCCGACGGACGCTTCGAGCCCGCTCAGGTCCGCCTCGCCCTCGCCTGGCTGCGGGAGCGCTGCGGACTGGTCACCCCAGGCCCTGCCCTTGCCTTCCTGCGGCCGGACTTCCTGTTCGCCCTGGTCGCTCGCACGGCGTTGACGGATCCCGGCCGGCGGGCGATGTTGCTGCGGCAAATCGATGACCCGGACTGGCATGAGGCGGTGGCGATGTTCGTCGGCTTGGCCGAGCCGGCCGTGGCGCGCGAGCTTCTTTCCTATCTGCTGGATTCCGAGGATGACCTCTTCTATTCGAGGACCCGCCTGGCCGGCCGCTGTCTGATCGAAGCGCCGCACCTACAGGGGGAGTGGCGGGATCCGATGATTGAGCGTCTGCGCACGCTATTGTGGACGACCCCTTACGCGTTCCTTCAGAAGGAAGCTGCCGCGATCCTGGCCCGGATCCCCGGTCAGACCGAGTGGCTGGCCGATCAGCTCCGGAAGCCAGATCTCTCCATCGGGGCTCGTGGCTTCATTGTGGAGGCGCTGGCCCGGGAGCAGGGAGCTCGGGCGGCAGGACTCCTGGCCCTGGCCTTGCGAGATCCCCGTATTCCCGGGCTGGTGCGGGAGCAAATCGCTGAACAGCTGGGGCGTCTGGGAGATCCTTCCCTGGCCCGGGATTTGCTGGATCTGGTGGGGGATGAAAGCGTGGAGGTGGAGCTTCGACGCAAGGTGGTGATGGCCATCGCCCAGATCGGGGATCGGTCGTTAGGGCCGGCGCTGGTGGAGCTCCTGGGCCTCCCCTGGTTGAGCCCGGCCATTCGGGAAGCTCTTGTGGAGGCGCTCCGGGCTCTGGGCGATGCCCGCCTGGTGGATGAGCTGATCTCATGGATCCGCGATCCGAACATGCCGGTGGAGCTTCGGCGTCGGATCGTCGGGATCCTCGGTGCCTGGATCGAGCCCCCGCATGTGGAGACGCTGCAAGCTCTGATTGAGGATCGCGATCTGGATATCAGCTTACGAGCCGCTCTCCTGAACGCACTGGCTGAGGCAGGATTTCGCTCCATTGTCCCATGGCTTATGGATCTTCTTCGGGAAAGCCGCTGGCAGCGCCTGCTGGATTCCATATGGGCACGGGTTCGAACCCTCCCGCCGTTCCTCGTCCAGTGGATCGATCGGTTGACGGGCCTGTCCGCGCGGGTTCAGGAAGATTTCTCCCGGCCCATCCTGCAGCGCCAGGCGATCGTGGCCCTGGGTCTGTTGCGGGATCGCCGTGCGACCCCGTTTCTGCTGCGCCTCCTGAAGGATCCCCAGGTTCATCCTTCTCTGCGGGCCCTGGTGCCGGATGCGCTGGCGGCGATCGGGGAGAGCCGGGTGGTGCCGGAACTCCTGACCATGCTTCAGGATCGCGGGACCGATTCCGCGATCCGGGAACGGATCGCTCTGGCCCTGGGCACCATGAAGGCCACGTCAGCCATCCGGGTCCTGCTGGATCTCCTGCGTGATCCCACGGAGGATCCTTTCATCCAGGCTCGGGCCGCTCTGGCCATCGGGCTGATGCGGGATCCCTCAGTGGCTCTGGAGCTGGTGCCGTTGCTCCGTCAGGAGAACCTCCCCGTGACTGCCCGCCGGGCCATCGCCGATGCCTTGGGGACGCTGGGGAACCGGGAGGTGGTGCGCTCCTTGATCCAGCTCCTGCCCGAGGAGCGGATCCCTGCTTCCGTGCGGCAATCCATCGCGGATGCGATCGGGGCCCTGGGTGCCTCGGAGATGGGGGATGAATTGATGTGGTTGTTGCGGGGTGAGCGGATCGATCCCCATGTGCGAGGGGCCATCGCCCTCACGCTGGCCACCCTTCGCTATCGTCCGGCCGCTTCGGAGATCCTTTCCTTGCTATCGGACACTCGGATCGACCCATCCGTGCGTCAGAGCTTGGCGGAAAGCCTGGGGAGCTTGTGGGATCCCTCGCTCATCGCTCCGCTGGCCCGCCTCGCTCACGAGAGCACGCTGGAGCCAGCGGTTCGTCAGGCCATTGTGCGCACGCTGGGAGGACATGGCGGGCCAGATGCTTTCTCCGCTCTCTGGATCCTGGCCCGGAACGCGGAGGCCCCCATGCCCCTGCGCCGGGCGGCGGCGGACGCGATGGTCACCAGCGCCAGCCCGGAATTCGAGGAAGCGTTGGTGTCGGTGGCCCTGGATCCGGAGATCCCTCCATACCTTCGGGGTCGGGCGCTGGAGGCCTTGCGCCGGGTAGGCGGCGATGTGGGAACCGTCCATGCCCTGGCGGCTGCGCTGCACGAGTCCGACATGCCGAATGCGATGTTTGCCACCCTGATGGAAGTCGCCCGGCGGGCGCGGGTTCGCCTTTTGCGGAAAGGGGAAACCATGAGCTGGGTCGCGGAGGAAAATCCGATCCCACGTCCAGCCCGTCAGCACCCCGAAGGGTTCTGATCTCCCATGGGCCCATCGAGTGGTGGACAGGGATGGATTCGGAGGAAGGACAACGCAGGTGGCCAGCCTGCCCCGAGGGAGGTTTTCTCAGAAGCTCCTGAAAGGGGTTATCCGAAGGGCTGGCCCCGGGAGACTTTCAACGCGCCTCAGAGGGCCGCGGAGGGGACATGGCGATCTCTTCCAC contains:
- a CDS encoding HEAT repeat domain-containing protein, encoding MPQVWLGGIQRIGMEQPIPVMNWMALALAAALGAALTLLIPLLLPRLWGVLQLRGRGLFREASFRRACLRTPPVLPHATGPLSRQIGRVPLRQVFVNPPLRVLQKAASQPGTGIRWWIVGEPGAGKTTLLQMLALCWSEAAQGRPGPLLTLLQALVSAELLPAGRAFTNQIPFWLSVAQYRPQVPLSQQLADGLYRATRGALPVPVEILERWLQHGRCALLVDGFGQSGQADAEAALLEELERLAARTGCSIVAAGAAQAVQLAGFHSFALEPWTKEQILALAERWYAAAGPGKGGEGPGGFLRALQEDPERMALAGNPWLLSGLLAICAQHGGLPSRRSVLYSQLVEALLDRPQAFPEEEELPAPLKLAALENLAWAMLLLRRPSLPAASAEGWLADLLQSDGRFEPAQVRLALAWLRERCGLVTPGPALAFLRPDFLFALVARTALTDPGRRAMLLRQIDDPDWHEAVAMFVGLAEPAVARELLSYLLDSEDDLFYSRTRLAGRCLIEAPHLQGEWRDPMIERLRTLLWTTPYAFLQKEAAAILARIPGQTEWLADQLRKPDLSIGARGFIVEALAREQGARAAGLLALALRDPRIPGLVREQIAEQLGRLGDPSLARDLLDLVGDESVEVELRRKVVMAIAQIGDRSLGPALVELLGLPWLSPAIREALVEALRALGDARLVDELISWIRDPNMPVELRRRIVGILGAWIEPPHVETLQALIEDRDLDISLRAALLNALAEAGFRSIVPWLMDLLRESRWQRLLDSIWARVRTLPPFLVQWIDRLTGLSARVQEDFSRPILQRQAIVALGLLRDRRATPFLLRLLKDPQVHPSLRALVPDALAAIGESRVVPELLTMLQDRGTDSAIRERIALALGTMKATSAIRVLLDLLRDPTEDPFIQARAALAIGLMRDPSVALELVPLLRQENLPVTARRAIADALGTLGNREVVRSLIQLLPEERIPASVRQSIADAIGALGASEMGDELMWLLRGERIDPHVRGAIALTLATLRYRPAASEILSLLSDTRIDPSVRQSLAESLGSLWDPSLIAPLARLAHESTLEPAVRQAIVRTLGGHGGPDAFSALWILARNAEAPMPLRRAAADAMVTSASPEFEEALVSVALDPEIPPYLRGRALEALRRVGGDVGTVHALAAALHESDMPNAMFATLMEVARRARVRLLRKGETMSWVAEENPIPRPARQHPEGF